One region of Cucurbita pepo subsp. pepo cultivar mu-cu-16 chromosome LG03, ASM280686v2, whole genome shotgun sequence genomic DNA includes:
- the LOC111789704 gene encoding ATP-dependent Clp protease proteolytic subunit 2, mitochondrial-like, translating into MIWRSLASTSNLLAKSFGSANGATATRDFRRAYSLIPMVIEHTSRGERAYDIFSRLLKERIICINGPISDDTSHVVVAQLLFLESENPSKPINMYLNSPGGAVTAGLAIYDTMQYIRSPINTICLGQAASMASLLLAAGAKGERRSLPNATIMVHQPSGGYSGQAKDMSIHTKQIVRVWDALNELYSKHTSQSVEIIQKYMDRDYFMTPEEAKEFGIIDEVIDQRPIALVTDAVGNEGKDKGSS; encoded by the exons ATGATTTGGAGGAGTTTAGCTTCCACCTCTAACCTCCTTGCTAAATCCTTCGGTTCGGCGAATGGAGCGACGGCGACGAGGGATTTTCGGCGCGCTTACAGCTTGATTCCGATGGTCATTGAACACACATCAAGAGGAGAAAGAGCCTACGATATCTTCTCTCGTCTTCTCAAGGAGCGGATAATTTGCATCAATGGTCCAATTTCTGATGATACTTCTCATGTTGTCGTTGCTcagcttctctttcttgaGTCTGAGAACCCCTCGAAGCCCATCAATATGTACCTCAACTCCCCCGGCGGCGCCGTCACTGCTG GGCTTGCTATATATGATACTATGCAGTATATAAGGTCGCCCATCAACACCATCTGTTTGGGTCAGGCTGCCTCGATGGCTTCTCTTCTTCTAGCTGCTGGTGCCAAGGGTGAGAGACGATCGCTTCCTAATGCAACTATCATGGTTCACCAGCCTTCTGGTGGATATAGTGGGCAAGCGAAGGATATGTCAATTCACACGAAACAGATTGTTCGGGTTTGGGATGCACTAAATGAGCTGTACTCCAAGCATACGTCACAGTCAGTAGAGATTATTCAAAAGTATATGGACAGGGATTATTTTATGACCCCAGAAGAGGCCAAGGAGTTTGGCATAATCGATGAGGTGATTGATCAAAGGCCAATAGCCCTGGTGACCGATGCAGTTGGTAATGAAGGCAAAGATAAAGGCTCGAGTTAA
- the LOC111789939 gene encoding 60S ribosomal protein L44, with product MVNVPKTKKTYCKSKECKKHTLHKVTQYKKGKDSLAAQGKRRYDRKQSGYGGQTKPVFHKKAKTTKKIVLRLQCQGCKHVSQHAIKRCKHFEIGGDKKGKGTSLF from the exons ATG GTGAACGTTCCCAAGACAAAGAAGACTTATTGCAAGAGCAAGGAGTGCAAGAAGCACACCTTGCACAAGGTCACACAATATAAGAAGGGGAAGGATAGTCTTGCTGCACAGGGAAAGCGTCGGTACGATCGCAAACAATCAGGATATGGAGGTCAGACCAAGCCTGTGTTTCACAAGAAG GCAAAAACTACCAAGAAGATTGTGTTGAGACTGCAATGCCAAGGTTGCAAACACGTATCCCAGCACGCTATCAAG AGATGCAAGCACTTCGAAATCGGTGGAGACAAGAAGGGGAAGGGAACTTCTCTTTTCTAG
- the LOC111791876 gene encoding uncharacterized protein LOC111791876, giving the protein MPPFRISSLFILLLFTAATAAEGREIGGLEELEAEEARRREADRVTDLPGQPPVNFRHYSGYVKLRPEREDEEKALFYWFFEAENQTDVARKPLALWLNGGPGCSSIAYGAAQELGPFLVHSNGQLKLNNFSWNKAANIIFLEAPVGVGFSYTNKSSDLYKLGDKVTAEDSYAFLIGWFKRFPSFKLHDFYLAGESYAGHYVPQLAELIHKRNQNSSKDMFINLKGFMIGNAAINDETDSKGMIEYAWSHGIISDKLYHSIVNDCQFAPEANSESVNQTATGHCDDHLIAFLLAYSDIDIYSIYAPICLSPSSSSTFSSFVGGAPRIFSKHELWHKLPSGYDPCTEGYTKKFFNRDDVQRALHANVTALSYPYTPCSGVIKQWTDSTDSVLPIIHKLLNVGLRIWVYSGDTDGRVPITSTRYSINKMGLEIEEEWRAWYHKHQVAGWVETYKGGLTLASVRGAGHQVPVFAPQQSLSLFSHFLSTNTLPTARSFSTFPSPHSFSFFSLYNSKQRDQNYCRSSPMPHSGNLLPLFFTLLFLTAVVFSSEIGGEELDDGDSRRREADEVIDLPDQPPVEFRHYAGYIKLRPSEEKALFYWFFEAQNDVALKPLVLWLNGGPGCSSIAYGAAQELGPFLVQSNGKLKLNPFSWNKATNMLFLEAPVGVGFSYTNKSSDLYKLGDQVTAEDSYTFLIGWFKRFPSFKFHDFYIAGESYAGHYAPQLAELIHERNKNSSKDLIINLKGIMIGNAAINDETDTMGMVEYAWSHAIISDQLHANIFKECNFSVDIENLTLSCLNYYRDFLVSYSKIDIYNIYAPTCLSSSLDSVFRLVSAAPRTFSKYLWSKIPRGYDPCTANYAEKYFNRADVQRALHANVTKLSYPYTPCSNVIEDWIDSPNSVLPIIHKLLQARYRIWIYSGDTDGRIPVTSTRYSIKRMNLKVEEEWRAWFERRQVAGWVETYQEGLTLATIRGAGHQTPVFAPRQSLALFIYFLSGNRLPIASKII; this is encoded by the exons ATGCCTCCTTTCCGAATTTCCTCTCTgttcattctcctcctcttcaCGGCGGCGACAGCGGCGGAAGGGAGAGAAATTGGAGGATTAGAGGAATTGGAGGCGGAGGAAGCGCGGCGGAGAGAAGCTGATAGAGTCACCGATTTGCCAGGGCAGCCACCGGTAAATTTCCGCCACTACTCCGGCTACGTCAAACTCCGTCCGGAGCGAGAAGATGAGGAAAAGGCATTGTTCTATTGGTTCTTCGAAGCCGAAAACCAAACCGACGTCGCTCGCAAACCCCTCGCTCTTTGGCTCAACGGAG GGCCAGGCTGCTCATCCATAGCCTACGGAGCTGCCCAAGAGCTGGGCCCCTTCCTTGTTCACAGCAATGGCCAATTAAAACTCAATAATTTCTCTTGGAACaaag ctgcaaatattatattcttggAGGCGCCGGTCGGAGTCGGATTTTCCTATACCAATAAATCATCGGATTTATATAAGCTCGGTGATAAAGTCACGGCCGAAGATTCCTACGCCTTTCTCATCGGTTGGTTCAAAAGATTCCCAAGTTTCAAACTCCATGATTTCTATCTAGCTGGAGAGAGTTACGCGGGTCACTATGTTCCTCAGCTAGCTGAGCTGATTCACAAGAGAAATCAGAATTCTTCGAAGGATATGTTTATTAATCTCAAGGGCTTTATG ATCGGGAATGCTGCGATCAACGACGAGACGGATTCGAAGGGAATGATTGAGTACGCATGGAGCCATGGGATTATTTCTGATAAACTTTACCATAGTATAGTTAATGACTGCCAGTTTGCACCTGAAGCCAACTCTGAGTCTGTTAACCAAACAGCAACAGGCCACTGTGATGATCATCTCATAGCCTTCTTGTTGGCTTACTCtgatattgatatttataGCATTTATGCTCCTATTTGcctctctccttcttcttcttcgactTTCTCGAGCTTTGTCGGTGGTGCTCCTCGAAtcttttcgaaacac GAGCTGTGGCATAAACTTCCATCGGGCTACGATCCATGTACGGAAGGTTatacaaaaaaattcttcaacaGAGACGACGTTCAAAGGGCTCTTCATGCTAACGTTACAGCACTATCGTATCCTTATACTCCCTGCAG TGGTGTGATTAAGCAATGGACAGATTCAACGGACTCGGTGTTGCCTATCATTCACAAGCTCCTCAATGTCGGCTTGCGTATATGGGTTTACAG CGGAGACACGGATGGACGGGTTCCGATAACGTCGACGAGGTACAGCATAAACAAGATGGGGTTGGAAATAGAAGAAGAGTGGAGGGCATGGTACCATAAGCATCAAGTGGCTGGTTGGGTTGAGACCTACAAGGGAGGGCTCACCTTGGCTAGTGTGAGAGGGGCAGGCCATCAAGTCCCTGTTTTTGCTCCTCAACAATCCCTCTCCCTTTTCTCTCATTTCCTTTCTACCAACACTTTGCCCACCGCTCGCTCG ttcTCCACTTTTCCCTCTCCACATTCattctcctttttctctctctacaattCCAAACAGAGAGACCAGAATTATTGCCGTTCGTCGCCGATGCCTCATTCCGGGAATTTGTTGCCGTTGTTCTTCACTTTACTGTTCTTAACGGCGGTGGTTTTCTCGTCGGAGATCGGCGGAGAGGAATTGGACGACGGAGATTCACGGCGACGAGAGGCCGACGAAGTCATCGACTTGCCGGACCAGCCCCCGGTGGAGTTCCGGCATTACGCCGGCTATATCAAACTCCGGCCGAGCGAAGAGAAGGCTCTGTTTTACTGGTTCTTTGAAGCTCAAAACGACGTCGCTCTTAAGCCCCTTGTTCTCTGGCTCAATGGAG GACCAGGCTGCTCCTCCATAGCTTATGGAGCTGCTCAAGAACTCGGCCCCTTCCTTGTTCAGAGCAATGGGAAGCTAAAACTCAACCCGTTCTCTTGGAATAAgg CTacaaatatgttatttttggAGGCACCGGTAGGAGTGGGATTCTCTTATACCAATAAATCATCAGATTTGTATAAGCTCGGTGATCAAGTCACAGCTGAAGATTCTTATACCTTTCTTATTGGCTGGTTCAAAAGGTTCCCGAGTTTCAAATTCCATGATTTCTATATAGCTGGAGAGAGCTATgctg GACATTATGCTCCCCAACTTGCTGAGCTGATTCatgagagaaacaaaaattctaGCAAAGACTTGATTATCAACCTCAAGGGCATAATG attggAAATGCAGCCATTAACGATGAAACAGACACAATGGGAATGGTGGAGTATGCATGGAGTCATGCCATAATATCAGATCAACTCCATGCCAACATCTTCAAAGAATGCAATTTCTCGGTCGATATTGAAAACCTAACACTTTCTTGCCTCAATTACTACAgagattttcttgtttcataCTCCAAAATTGATATCTATAACATCTACGCTCCTACCTGCCTCTCCTCTTCTTTGGACTCGGTGTTTCGACTCGTCAGTGCTGCTCCTCGAACCTTCTCAAAATAC TTATGGAGTAAGATACCGAGAGGGTACGATCCATGTACGGCAAATTATGCAGAAAAGTATTTCAATAGAGCGGATGTTCAAAGGGCTCTCCATGCTAATGTTACCAAACTTTCTTATCCTTATACCCCGTGCAG CAATGTGATCGAAGATTGGATTGATTCTCCTAATTCTGTCTTGCCCATCATTCACAAGTTACTTCAAGCACGATACCGCATTTGGATTTACAG CGGTGACACGGATGGAAGAATACCGGTAACGTCAACTAGATATAGCATAAAGAGAATGAATTTGAAGGTCGAAGAAGAATGGAGGGCATGGTTCGAAAGGCGTCAAGTAGCTGGTTGGGTTGAAACCTACCAAGAAGGTCTCACCTTGGCTACCATTAGAGGGGCAGGCCACCAAACCCCCGTCTTTGCTCCTCGACAGTCGCTCGCTCTATTCATTTACTTTCTCTCGGGCAACCGTTTGCCCATAGcttccaaaattatttaa